A window of Rhodanobacteraceae bacterium contains these coding sequences:
- a CDS encoding lasso peptide biosynthesis B2 protein codes for MRRLLIRLLIVGAWIAMRALDASIRVLGVGRTVRVLLATSPDPAGNVQLSRTALGQVARVVQRASGSTSAYCLRRALLIWWILRWRGAPADIHCDTGTDSGHAWVECYGLVIGDRPQLAGTGRFGRFSELFARPVPRGTGTRL; via the coding sequence TTGAGGCGACTGCTGATCCGGCTGTTGATCGTCGGTGCCTGGATTGCCATGAGGGCGCTCGACGCGTCGATCCGGGTGCTCGGGGTGGGGCGCACGGTCCGGGTATTGCTCGCGACCAGCCCGGATCCTGCCGGGAATGTCCAGTTGTCGCGAACGGCACTGGGTCAAGTCGCACGTGTGGTTCAGCGCGCCAGTGGAAGCACCTCGGCCTACTGCCTGCGCCGCGCGCTACTGATCTGGTGGATCCTGCGCTGGCGCGGGGCACCCGCAGACATTCATTGCGACACGGGCACCGACAGCGGCCACGCGTGGGTCGAATGCTACGGTCTGGTGATCGGGGATCGTCCGCAACTCGCTGGAACCGGGCGCTTCGGGCGATTTTCGGAACTGTTCGCCCGCCCGGTCCCTCGTGGGACTGGAACCAGGCTCTGA
- a CDS encoding class I SAM-dependent methyltransferase: protein MYGFHEYGNMIRDRVRTEAYKEAIDRTLTPESVVLDLGAGTGAFALYAAIRGARKVYAVETSPLIEYGRREALRLGLEDRIEFFHGASEDFHPSERANLLISDLRGALPFLGGAFATLADARARLLTQDAVLLPRRDSLWVAPVSDAGWYSRQIETPWVENALGLSLPVLREAEGSAPRRPPPTGLEPALPGQRFGVIDYAAASQALQPADLTWEVPSATTLHAWLMWFDSELTQGVSMSAAPGARAPWVYGRLVLPLSRPLELAAGDTLRLRISVWPVAGDFAYTWRTQVADSQGTCKAELSQNSAAELFLASRSCAS, encoded by the coding sequence ATGTACGGATTCCATGAGTACGGCAACATGATCCGTGACCGCGTCCGGACTGAGGCCTACAAGGAGGCCATCGATCGCACGCTCACTCCGGAGAGTGTTGTGCTGGACCTGGGCGCTGGAACGGGTGCTTTTGCGCTGTACGCGGCCATCCGAGGTGCGCGGAAAGTCTACGCTGTCGAGACCAGTCCATTGATCGAGTATGGCCGCCGTGAAGCACTGCGACTTGGCCTTGAAGACCGGATCGAGTTCTTCCACGGCGCGTCGGAGGACTTTCACCCTTCCGAGCGGGCGAACTTGCTGATTTCCGACTTGCGCGGCGCGCTTCCATTCCTTGGCGGCGCGTTCGCGACCCTCGCCGACGCCAGGGCGCGCTTGCTTACCCAGGACGCGGTTCTGCTGCCACGTCGCGACAGCCTGTGGGTGGCGCCGGTCAGCGATGCCGGTTGGTATTCGCGGCAGATCGAGACGCCCTGGGTCGAGAATGCTCTTGGACTCTCGCTTCCCGTGTTGCGCGAGGCAGAAGGCTCCGCGCCCAGGCGGCCGCCGCCGACCGGGCTTGAACCTGCGTTGCCTGGGCAGCGCTTTGGCGTCATCGACTACGCTGCGGCGAGCCAGGCTCTGCAGCCGGCGGATCTGACCTGGGAAGTTCCATCTGCGACAACCCTGCATGCCTGGCTGATGTGGTTTGACTCGGAGCTGACACAAGGGGTGTCGATGTCGGCGGCGCCCGGCGCCAGGGCGCCGTGGGTATACGGACGATTGGTGCTGCCATTGTCGCGACCACTGGAGCTGGCAGCCGGGGACACGCTGCGTTTGCGGATCTCGGTATGGCCAGTGGCAGGCGACTTTGCCTACACCTGGAGAACACAAGTCGCTGATTCGCAAGGTACATGCAAGGCGGAGCTGAGTCAGAACTCTGCGGCCGAACTGTTCCTGGCATCCCGGAGTTGCGCCTCTTGA
- a CDS encoding PqqD family protein, with protein sequence MKFNVPDHVLEERIGDEVVLLSLKRETFFSLNASGIVLWTGMKAGRSAEELAGELANQYGLEIVRAVADVQSFVDELQKLELITPVSG encoded by the coding sequence ATGAAATTCAATGTTCCCGACCATGTACTGGAAGAGCGCATCGGTGATGAGGTGGTGTTGCTGTCGCTCAAGCGCGAGACATTCTTCTCCTTGAACGCGAGCGGTATCGTCCTCTGGACCGGGATGAAGGCCGGTCGTTCGGCGGAAGAACTGGCCGGCGAACTGGCCAACCAGTATGGCTTGGAGATCGTACGCGCGGTGGCCGACGTACAGAGTTTTGTGGATGAACTCCAGAAGCTGGAGCTCATCACGCCTGTCTCCGGTTGA
- a CDS encoding nucleotidyltransferase family protein has protein sequence MEGRPPGSYAGIQVLQPSVEANLLYLAIHAYKHDWSRLQWLLDFPEILASPAEIDWDALDRLAREQHAHRLLRATFQLVKHFFPHAPGVPAGHALGVPALGPAQIRRVVRCLLRPATDAERLGDFYRLRVALAETAGDRLRVIRESLQPSDRDDDFLRLPAALRPFAFLMRPIRLAGRMLLGRSREAERRHS, from the coding sequence GTGGAAGGACGCCCGCCCGGTAGCTACGCCGGCATCCAGGTCCTGCAGCCGTCGGTCGAAGCCAATCTGCTCTACCTCGCCATTCACGCCTACAAGCATGACTGGTCGCGGTTGCAGTGGCTCCTGGACTTTCCGGAGATCCTGGCGAGTCCCGCGGAGATCGACTGGGATGCGCTCGACAGGCTCGCTCGGGAGCAGCACGCGCATCGATTGCTGCGTGCGACGTTCCAGTTGGTGAAGCACTTCTTTCCGCATGCACCTGGTGTACCTGCCGGGCATGCGTTGGGTGTTCCGGCGCTGGGCCCTGCTCAGATTCGCCGGGTCGTCCGGTGCCTGCTTCGCCCGGCGACGGACGCCGAGAGGCTCGGCGACTTTTACCGGCTGCGGGTTGCGCTGGCCGAGACGGCGGGTGATCGGCTTCGCGTGATCAGGGAGAGTCTTCAGCCATCGGACCGCGACGATGACTTCCTGCGCTTGCCGGCGGCGCTGCGGCCGTTCGCGTTTCTCATGCGCCCGATTCGCCTGGCCGGGCGAATGCTGTTGGGTCGGTCGCGTGAGGCGGAGCGTCGACATTCCTAG
- a CDS encoding FkbM family methyltransferase has protein sequence MSPMQILRRLLRGLSQNVVIRKRLPSSLGGGVVFCSPASMLSIWKPGWRSKQALGLLDWARRFVRRDMCVWDVGANQGIFAFAASAMAGSGGLIVAFEPDLFLVDLLRRSTVSGTHAGAPVRILPLAVGSEQCIAEFVIARTDRALNHLASSSGNPRTGGERDRTLVSCTSMDWLIGQIRQPDIVKIDIEGAELSALRGAGRLLSEVRPLLIIEVAPENAAAIAELLGAHGYAMCDVRDHSRVCRRLPAWNTLAWPSEKSWELDELRARIR, from the coding sequence ATGAGCCCGATGCAAATCCTGCGGCGTCTGCTGCGTGGACTAAGTCAGAATGTGGTAATTCGCAAGCGTCTTCCGTCATCGCTGGGTGGCGGTGTGGTTTTTTGTTCGCCGGCTTCGATGCTTTCGATCTGGAAACCCGGCTGGCGCTCGAAACAGGCACTCGGTCTTCTTGACTGGGCTCGGCGGTTTGTTCGCCGCGATATGTGTGTTTGGGATGTTGGGGCCAATCAGGGGATATTTGCGTTTGCAGCAAGCGCCATGGCTGGTAGCGGCGGTCTGATTGTTGCGTTTGAGCCTGACCTTTTCCTCGTGGATTTGCTTCGGCGCTCAACAGTGTCCGGTACGCATGCTGGGGCGCCAGTTCGGATCCTGCCTTTGGCGGTAGGTTCGGAGCAATGTATCGCCGAGTTTGTTATCGCGCGCACAGATCGCGCACTGAATCATCTCGCTTCATCGTCTGGTAACCCGCGAACCGGTGGCGAGCGTGATCGCACGCTGGTTTCGTGTACTTCAATGGATTGGTTGATCGGTCAGATCCGTCAGCCGGATATCGTAAAGATCGACATCGAAGGTGCTGAGTTATCGGCCTTGCGCGGGGCCGGGCGGCTGTTGTCCGAGGTGAGGCCCTTGCTCATTATCGAGGTTGCTCCGGAGAATGCTGCAGCGATTGCGGAATTGCTCGGAGCACACGGCTACGCGATGTGTGACGTCAGGGATCATTCGCGTGTTTGTCGCCGGTTGCCGGCGTGGAATACGCTGGCATGGCCAAGTGAGAAGTCCTGGGAACTTGATGAGCTTCGGGCACGGATCCGCTAG